A window from Azoarcus sp. DD4 encodes these proteins:
- a CDS encoding acetyl-CoA hydrolase/transferase family protein, whose product MSAEAAAALIPSGVNVGMSGFTGAGYPKAVPAALAKRIMDANLNGKNFKIGVWTGASTAPELDGALAMVDGVELRLPYQSDPTCRKRINAGEMEYIDMHLSQVAQFVWFGFLGKLDVAVVEVSGILEDGRLVPSSSVGNNKTWLDQADKVILEVNSWQNPALEGMHDIYYGTALPPFRKPIPLLKADDRIGEPYLRCDPDKIIAVVETHTPDRNSAFSAPDENSRRIAGHILEFLEHEVKKGRLPANLLPLQSGVGNIANAVMAGLNQGPFENLTAYTEVLQDGMLDLIKSGKLTCASATAFSLSPAALAELNADLARYRDSIILRPQEISNHPELIRRLGVIAMNGMIEADIYGNVNSTHVMGTRIMNGIGGSGDFARNAYISIFMTPSQAKGGDISCIVPMASHVDHTEHDVQVLVTEQGLADLRGLSPKQRARVIIDNCAHPHFRPALMDYYKRSLQHSEGKQTPHLLDEALSWHLKYLRGGQML is encoded by the coding sequence ATGTCCGCCGAAGCGGCCGCCGCCCTCATCCCGTCCGGGGTGAACGTCGGCATGAGCGGCTTCACCGGCGCCGGCTACCCCAAGGCGGTGCCGGCCGCGCTCGCCAAGCGCATCATGGATGCCAACCTCAACGGCAAGAACTTCAAGATCGGCGTATGGACCGGCGCCTCGACCGCGCCCGAACTCGACGGCGCGCTGGCCATGGTCGACGGTGTCGAGTTGCGCCTGCCCTATCAGTCCGATCCGACCTGCCGCAAGCGCATCAATGCCGGCGAGATGGAATACATCGACATGCATCTGTCGCAGGTCGCCCAGTTCGTCTGGTTCGGCTTCCTCGGCAAGCTCGATGTGGCGGTGGTGGAGGTCTCTGGCATTCTGGAGGATGGTCGGCTGGTGCCGTCGTCCTCGGTGGGCAACAACAAGACTTGGCTGGATCAGGCCGACAAGGTCATCCTCGAGGTGAACAGCTGGCAGAACCCGGCGCTGGAGGGGATGCACGACATCTACTACGGCACCGCGCTGCCGCCGTTCCGCAAGCCCATCCCGCTGCTGAAGGCCGACGACCGCATCGGCGAGCCCTACCTGCGCTGCGATCCGGACAAGATCATCGCGGTGGTCGAAACCCACACGCCGGACCGCAACTCCGCCTTCTCCGCGCCGGACGAGAATTCCCGCCGCATCGCCGGCCACATCCTGGAATTTCTCGAGCACGAAGTGAAGAAGGGGCGGCTGCCGGCCAACCTGCTGCCGCTGCAGTCGGGCGTGGGCAACATTGCCAACGCAGTGATGGCCGGGCTCAACCAGGGGCCGTTCGAGAACCTCACCGCCTACACCGAGGTGCTGCAGGACGGAATGCTCGACCTGATCAAGTCGGGCAAGCTGACCTGCGCTTCGGCCACCGCCTTCTCGCTGTCGCCGGCGGCGCTGGCGGAGCTGAATGCCGATCTCGCCCGCTACCGCGACAGCATCATCCTGCGCCCGCAGGAGATATCCAATCATCCCGAGCTGATCCGCCGCCTCGGGGTGATCGCGATGAACGGCATGATCGAGGCCGACATCTACGGCAACGTGAACTCCACCCATGTGATGGGCACGCGGATCATGAACGGCATCGGCGGCTCGGGAGATTTCGCCCGCAATGCCTATATCTCGATCTTCATGACGCCCTCGCAGGCCAAGGGCGGCGACATCTCCTGCATCGTGCCGATGGCCTCCCACGTGGACCACACCGAGCACGACGTGCAGGTGCTGGTGACCGAGCAGGGCCTCGCCGACTTGCGCGGGCTCTCGCCCAAGCAGCGAGCGCGGGTGATCATCGACAACTGCGCGCATCCGCACTTCCGACCGGCATTGATGGATTACTACAAGCGCTCGCTGCAGCATTCCGAGGGCAAGCAGACGCCGCACCTGCTCGACGAGGCGCTGTCCTGGCACCTCAAGTACCTGCGCGGCGGCCAGATGCTGTGA
- a CDS encoding Na/Pi cotransporter family protein, giving the protein MFSLFDAAGGFFGGVGLFLLGMHLLTDGLKLAAGRALEDLLERSTSTRLRGLAAGILITSLVQSSTAVTVASIGFVNTGLLSLQNALWVIFGSNVGTTMNAWLVAALGFGFRIDAFALPFVGLGAVLMLASGTPRLRALGEALAGFGVLFLGIDVLKESFSGIGGRLDLAEHIRPGFSGYLILVAIGTLLTVLMQASGAVIAIVITAAQGGLMSIEAACALVIGTNIGTTFTAILSAVGATSNARRLAAAHVFFNLVTGAVALVLLPVLIGLLGVLRTWFGQPATPAVMIALFHSVFNVLGVLLMAVAANWLLAWLGRHFRTREEELGKPQFLDAGTASMPYLALRALRMELGRTQTLATECLLAVSAPNADEAGVIRRDQVLSPLARAISTYAERLNVQVVPPGLSDRLARSLRVLQYQQTVVECCRLGVALGTRLGAMQATHLADAAYAFTVSIDALAHAADCSQAGFTAAGVEAALAAAEADYLHLKESLLTAGAHAQMSIRDMQDRLRHASLLRRAAEQAAKAARHLSALDEGEATPPDLPGADFEPLPAA; this is encoded by the coding sequence GTGTTTTCCCTGTTCGATGCCGCCGGCGGCTTCTTCGGTGGCGTCGGCCTGTTCCTGCTCGGCATGCATCTGCTGACCGACGGCCTCAAGCTCGCGGCCGGCCGGGCACTGGAAGATCTGCTCGAGCGGTCGACCTCGACCCGCCTGCGCGGTCTGGCGGCCGGCATCCTGATCACCTCGCTGGTGCAGTCCTCGACCGCCGTCACCGTGGCCAGCATCGGCTTCGTCAATACCGGCCTGCTGTCGCTGCAGAATGCGCTGTGGGTGATCTTCGGTTCCAACGTCGGCACCACGATGAACGCCTGGCTGGTGGCGGCGCTGGGTTTCGGTTTCAGGATCGATGCCTTCGCGCTGCCCTTTGTCGGCCTCGGCGCGGTCCTGATGCTGGCCAGCGGCACGCCGCGCCTGCGTGCGCTCGGCGAGGCGCTGGCCGGCTTCGGCGTGCTCTTCCTCGGCATCGATGTGCTCAAGGAGAGCTTTTCCGGCATCGGTGGCCGGCTCGATCTGGCCGAGCACATCCGGCCGGGCTTTTCCGGCTACCTGATCCTGGTCGCCATCGGCACCCTGCTCACGGTGCTGATGCAGGCGTCCGGCGCGGTGATTGCCATCGTCATCACCGCCGCTCAGGGCGGGCTGATGTCGATCGAGGCGGCCTGCGCGCTGGTGATCGGCACCAACATCGGCACCACCTTCACCGCCATCCTGTCGGCGGTGGGTGCCACCTCGAACGCCCGCAGGCTCGCCGCCGCGCATGTGTTTTTCAATCTGGTCACCGGGGCCGTGGCGCTCGTGCTGCTACCGGTGCTGATCGGTCTGCTCGGGGTGTTGAGGACGTGGTTCGGACAGCCGGCGACGCCTGCGGTGATGATTGCGCTGTTCCACTCGGTGTTCAATGTGCTCGGCGTGCTGCTCATGGCGGTGGCTGCGAACTGGCTGCTGGCTTGGCTGGGGCGTCATTTCCGCACCCGCGAGGAAGAACTGGGCAAACCGCAGTTTCTCGACGCCGGCACCGCGTCCATGCCCTATCTGGCCCTGCGCGCACTGCGCATGGAGCTTGGCCGCACCCAGACGCTGGCAACCGAATGCCTGCTGGCCGTGAGCGCGCCGAATGCGGACGAGGCCGGCGTGATCCGGCGCGATCAGGTGTTGTCCCCGCTCGCCCGGGCGATCTCGACCTATGCGGAGCGTCTCAATGTACAGGTGGTGCCGCCGGGGCTCTCGGATCGGCTCGCGCGCAGCCTGCGGGTGCTGCAGTACCAGCAGACGGTGGTGGAGTGCTGTCGGCTGGGCGTGGCGCTGGGCACTCGATTGGGGGCCATGCAGGCCACCCATCTGGCCGACGCGGCCTACGCCTTCACCGTTTCGATCGATGCCCTCGCGCATGCCGCCGATTGTTCGCAGGCCGGTTTTACGGCGGCGGGGGTGGAAGCGGCTCTGGCTGCGGCCGAGGCCGACTACCTGCACCTGAAGGAGTCGCTGCTGACCGCAGGCGCGCATGCACAGATGAGCATACGCGACATGCAGGACAGGCTGCGTCATGCGAGCCTGCTGCGTCGTGCCGCCGAACAGGCCGCGAAGGCCGCTCGCCATCTGTCCGCGCTCGACGAAGGCGAGGCTACGCCGCCCGACCTGCCGGGCGCGGATTTCGAGCCGTTGCCGGCGGCCTGA